tatgtagacTTTTCATATTATGTAAAAATGCTGGGACGGCAGTGTTGTTGGCTAGTCCATTGGCTTGGACCCTCTTGTCAACAGACTGTGTGTCCCTGCCCAGGTCGTGATTCGCAGGCACCCTCTGGTCTACGTGGTGAGCCTGCTGATCCCCAGCATCTTCCTGATGCTCGTGGACCTGGGCAGCTTCTACCTCCCGCCCACCTGCCAAGCCAGGATTCTGTTCAAGACCAGCGTGCTGGTGGGCTACACCGTCTTCAGAGTCAACATGTCTGATGAGGTGCCAAGGAGTGCAGGGAGCACCCCTCTGATTGGTGAGCAGCCCCGGGGTCACcaggccttttaaaaaattattcatttatttttcactgtgctggacgttcattgctgtgcatgggctttcctTAGTTgaggggagcaggggctactctctagctgcagagcacaggctctaggctggTGGGTTCAGTAGCTGCAGCGCTGGGCTTAATTGCCCCAGGGCATGTAGGATCATCccagaccaaggatggaacccatgtcacctgcgttggcaggtggattcttaacaactggaccatcagggaagtccaggtgCCCATCTGGCATTACTTCTGTCCAAGATCTGATGTTGCCTTTCAGACAGGGAAGCAAGGGGCCCAGAGACTCCTGCTAACCCCACCTCCTCCGTCTCCTTCCCTCAGGGGTCTTCTTCACGGTCTGCATGGCCTTCTTGGTTCTTAGCTTATCCAAGTCCATCCTGCTGGTCAAATTCCTCTATGATGAGCGGTGCAGCCAGCAGGAGCAGACCCTCCTGTGTCTTCGAGGGGACATGGATACCAACCAGCGTCAAATGGATCCCGGGGCCCAGCTTGCTGGGGTAACAGGTTTGTGAGAAGCCTTGAGGTCCCTGTTTGTCTCACTTGATCACTCAGCCCCAGTGCCCACAGGTGGAGCCGAGGCCACGCATCACTGtgtgaaaaaatggaaacatctgCTTCTTAGCCTCTGCCCTGCATTTTACATCAACTCTCTGGAGACAAGACAGTCTTCTGCTGGCTCTTTGGAAAGCCTAGAGATCAGCCCCTCATCCCCTTAGCTAGTTTTACTTACCAGTTTGGAGCCACCGACCTCAGAGTAGCAAAATGcctgcacacgcacgcacacacatgcacaaatagtTTGCATACATTTGGGTTCTAGTTGCCAAATTTGCAGAAATATacaggtcatcccagtgcccccTTGCTCAGCACTTACACTAAAATTGGAGTGATACAAAGGTGAGTATGGGCCCTGGGCAAGGATGACATGCAACGTCATGAAGTGGTACATatttttactgtgttttttttaattatttatttttaaggagaataattgctttacaatgttgtgttggtttctgccgtacaacaatgtgaatcagccataagtatacttatgtcccctccctcttgaacctcccttccacctcccaccccatcccacccctctaggttgtcacagagcaccaggttgagctccctgttatacagcaacttcccattaacTTTACTGTATTCTTGAAAGTCAACAAGACACTATATTCcagaagttctcatcacaagaacaAAAATCTGTAACTGTGTGAGGTGATGGGtgttacctgctgctgctaagttgcttcagtcatgtccgactctgtgcgaccccatagacagaagcccaccaggctcccccatccctgggattctccaggcaagaacactggactgggttgccatttccttctccaatgcatgaaagggaaaagtgaaagtgaagtcgctcagtcgtgtccaactcttagcgaccccatggacttcagcccaccaggctcctccatccatgggattttccaggcaagagcgctggagtggggtgccattgccttctccgggtgtTACCTAGGCTTATGATTATCATCtcacagtatatacaaatattgaatcattatgttgtatgctTGAAACTAATGATacatatcaattatacctcaatttaaagaATCATCCCTGCCCTAAAGCTTTAAGTCAATGAGGGCTGTGCTACCTCAGAAAAATCTCCCAGAAGGATGTAACCTGGACTCATCACCCTGCTTGCTGTGTTCTCTGGGGTTCCTTCAGCACAGCCTTGCCTCCCCTCAGTTGATAGGGAGAGAATCCCCTATCTTCCAGCCCATTGGCCACTTTTGCCCACAACCTTCCTTGAAGTATAAAGCCATTGGCTTCAATGGGTAGGCAGGGGGAGCCATGATGTCCCCTGGCTCACCTACAGTGTCTTCCTCTTGTGCAGAGTCCCCCGTCTGTCAAGAGGACCAGGCCCCATCAGGGACCCTGAAGGAAGTCTGGTCCCAGCTTCGATCCATCAGCAGCTACTTCCAAACCCAGGACCAGGTGGACCGACAGGAGCTTGGGTGGCTGGCCCTCCTGGAACGCTTTGACCGCCTGCTCTTCCAAAGCTACCTCATTGTGCTGGGGCTCTATGCCGTCACCCTGTGCTCCCTCTGGGTGTCGTGGAGTGGCTAGGAAGACCCAGGGTTGCTAGTGTCCATCCATGGGCTCTCCTGGCACTTGGGGAAGGCTGAACATTTT
This portion of the Bos taurus isolate L1 Dominette 01449 registration number 42190680 breed Hereford chromosome 15, ARS-UCD2.0, whole genome shotgun sequence genome encodes:
- the HTR3B gene encoding 5-hydroxytryptamine receptor 3B; the encoded protein is MPHSRSPALHHLTKQLLQTYRKEVRPVHNWTQATTVYLDVSVHAVLDVDTQNQKLKTSIWYREVWDDEFLSWNSSMFDEIREISLPLSAIWAPDIIINEYVDIERSPDLPYVYVNSSGTIKHSKPIQVVSACNLETYAFPFDVQNCSLTFSSILHTVEDVDLAFLRSTEDITHDQKAFLNDSEWELLSVSSTYSILQNSAGDFAQIQFNVVIRRHPLVYVVSLLIPSIFLMLVDLGSFYLPPTCQARILFKTSVLVGYTVFRVNMSDEVPRSAGSTPLIGVFFTVCMAFLVLSLSKSILLVKFLYDERCSQQEQTLLCLRGDMDTNQRQMDPGAQLAGVTESPVCQEDQAPSGTLKEVWSQLRSISSYFQTQDQVDRQELGWLALLERFDRLLFQSYLIVLGLYAVTLCSLWVSWSG